Sequence from the Helianthus annuus cultivar XRQ/B chromosome 13, HanXRQr2.0-SUNRISE, whole genome shotgun sequence genome:
CCTGGATCGCGTGCCGAGTGCGAGCCTACTCCAGTATCCATAATGTCATTATTCCATGAGGCGTTCGGGTTCATCCGCAAATTATTAAACGTTGCACTTAAATCAGAGGGGCACAACGCATCATACCCATATTGTTGTGGCCCGAACTGAGGAGATGAGTAATGGCCTGACCCGGCAAAGTGGGCCGGGGACTGCTGTGGTGCGGTCTGAGAAGGAGCATTGGGGCGCTAGTTTTTCTGTGTTGGATAAGGACATGGGGGTGTGGTCCACCAGGCCCAATTTGGGTATGGAGAATTGTAGGTCGAAGGGTTACCAGCAGTCCAAAAAGATCAGCCGTAGCCTGATGAGCCGCCCCTGTTACTGTAGCGGCCGCCGCCCCTGTTACTGTAGCGGCCGCCGCCCCTGGAGCCGTTTCTGCCACGGCCGCGCCCGCGTCCCCGGGTCTGGTTGCTGCTGTTGTGTTCGGGTGGTTGGTCAGAGGCCGGCTGTGGAGCAGAAGGTGTAGTGGTGGTCGGCGCTACCAATACTGAAGATGCAGCCCCTTTTTGTGCTTCAATACGAATGGCATCATCTTTTAGGAGAGAGATGGCGAGGTCCCAATCAGCATCTTTGTTGTTAATGAAAGAAGCAGTAGTGTTGTACTTGGGAGGAAGACCACGAACCAGCTGTAACGCCAACCGAGAGTCAGAGACGGGTTCATCGACATTGGCGAGTTGGGCGGCCAGACTTTGAAGTTCTTGACAATAAGCATCTAAAGAAGCACAAGCACCCAGTGTCATATTGCAGAATTTTGTCTCGAGTGCAGCAGCCCTTGCCTTTTTATTGCTAAGGTATATTTTCTCCAACTTGGCCCAAGCATCACGTGCTGAAGTATTGTTATCAATGATGCGTTTGAGAATATCATCCGTGCGCTGTCTCGAGAGTTTGCAATGACGGATTTAGGTCAGCTTCATCACTTTCTTGGCATTAAAGTTGATCAGTTTTCAC
This genomic interval carries:
- the LOC110901413 gene encoding uncharacterized protein LOC110901413; its protein translation is MTLGACASLDAYCQELQSLAAQLANVDEPVSDSRLALQLVRGLPPKYNTTASFINNKDADWDLAISLLKDDAIRIEAQKGAASSVLVAPTTTTPSAPQPASDQPPEHNSSNQTRGRGRGRGRNGSRGGGRYSNRGGGRYSNRGGSSGYG